A single window of Drosophila suzukii chromosome 3, CBGP_Dsuzu_IsoJpt1.0, whole genome shotgun sequence DNA harbors:
- the LOC139352773 gene encoding uncharacterized protein: protein MNALYGIEPLSKEIAVDLRNLLNLANLEVFLHNRLVSIDLIESRKPAVPVRSSIQSTNHRQTTRPSGNSIVRGHSFHSTLESGSIRCSLCQQNHVLRRCPDFLAKDCFARKVIVDRSKACINCLSASHSLSQCSSNRNCSQCGQRHHTLLHFPNAQQSSSLTPEVSRQHASDSGRSAAAVQNAPSTQLFSAVASHLNSTTLLATALVRIVNNSTGQSALVRALIDHGSEGTLITENIVQALRLKRHPVRSEITGVGNTSHNQCRHSTDFTIISCSGSDFNAYVSSVFILRSLTDPNFIKSGRIDLLIGVDIIPQLMLPDIRKGTVA from the exons ATGAATGCACTGTACGGAATCGAGCCACTATCCAAGGAGATCGCGGTGGACCTTAGGAATTTGTTAAACTTGGCAAAT CTGGAggtgtttcttcacaatcgaTTGGTCAGCATCGACCTAATCGAGAGTAGGAAACCAGCCGTTCCAGTTAGATCATCTATACAATCGACCAACCATCGCCAGACAACCAGACCATCGGGAAACTCCATTGTTAGGGGACACAGCTTCCACAGTACTCTTGAGTCTGGATCCATCAGGTGCTCGCTCTGCCAACAGAATCACGTTCTAAGACGGTGCCCGGACTTCCTTGCCAAGGATTGTTTCGCGCGAAAGGTTATAGTCGACCGCTCGAAGGCATGCATCAACTGCCTTAGTGCTTCCCATTCTCTCAGTCAATGCAGCAGCAACCGAAACTGCTCGCAATGTGGTCAACGGCACCACACTTTGTTACATTTCCCGAATGCTCAACAAAGTTCTTCATTGACTCCTGAAGTATCCCGACAGCATGCTTCAGACTCTGGTCGGAGCGCAGCCGCTGTACAAAATGCACCATCAACGCAACTCTTCAGCGCAGTTGCCTCCCATCTGAACTCAACGACCCTTCTTGCTACTGCACTGGTTCGGATCGTAAATAACTCCACTGGGCAGTCAGCTTTAGTTCGAGCTCTAATCGACCATGGCTCGGAAGGCACCCTCATCACGGAAAACATCGTTCAAGCGCTTAGACTCAAACGGCATCCTGTTCGATCTGAGATCACGGGAGTTGGTAATACTTCGCATAATCAGTGCAGGCACAGCACCGACTTCACCATAATCTCATGTTCaggatcggattttaatgcctaCGTATCCTCAGTTTTCATCCTTCGGTCACTAACAG ATCCTAATTTCATCAAGTCGGGTCGCATTGACCTACTTATCGGTGTCGACATTATCCCGCAATTAATGCTTCCGGACATACGCAAAGGGACGGTTGCATAA